A stretch of the uncultured Desulfobacter sp. genome encodes the following:
- the waaF gene encoding lipopolysaccharide heptosyltransferase II, with the protein MTKFKVRESNPSRILIRGANWVGDAIMTTPVIRAVRKNFPKAEIFILVKPWVAPVFHNNPFVDKVLIYEDKGRHKKGWGTIRLAKDLRQYHFDLTVLMQNAFEAALITFLGGIAERLGYDTDARGVLLNRCIKLDPKLKRVHLIDYYRGILRGGGLHDDGGTLDLFISDGEKREAEKTLQENGIDTSKPVIAINPGATGGTAKRWFPDRFAELSAKLAQHFSVKVLIFGGPGDNALGDEISGLSGNACVNLAGKTNLSQAFALIDQCSLFITNDSGLMHAAAALGINQVAIIGSTNHITTPPSNPNSRIVRVPVHCSPCMKPVCRYDHHQCMESISVDMVFNEAVTLMERPNP; encoded by the coding sequence ATGACAAAATTTAAAGTTAGAGAATCAAATCCGTCCCGAATACTGATACGGGGAGCAAACTGGGTTGGCGATGCAATCATGACCACCCCCGTGATAAGAGCTGTCAGGAAAAACTTTCCGAAAGCTGAAATTTTTATACTTGTAAAACCATGGGTTGCACCGGTTTTTCACAACAATCCTTTTGTCGATAAGGTACTGATCTATGAAGACAAAGGCCGCCACAAGAAGGGCTGGGGTACAATACGCCTTGCAAAGGATTTGCGACAGTATCATTTCGACCTTACGGTATTAATGCAAAATGCGTTTGAGGCTGCTTTGATCACTTTCCTTGGGGGAATTGCCGAGCGGCTGGGATATGATACCGACGCAAGGGGGGTACTGCTGAACCGGTGTATTAAACTTGATCCTAAACTTAAACGGGTCCATCTGATTGATTATTATCGGGGAATCCTTAGAGGCGGGGGATTGCACGACGATGGCGGCACCCTTGATCTCTTTATCAGTGACGGCGAAAAAAGGGAAGCCGAAAAAACACTTCAGGAAAATGGTATTGATACGTCAAAACCTGTGATTGCCATTAATCCAGGCGCCACCGGGGGAACGGCAAAACGGTGGTTTCCAGATCGTTTTGCCGAACTTTCTGCAAAGCTTGCCCAACATTTTAGTGTAAAAGTATTAATATTCGGGGGGCCCGGCGATAATGCCCTTGGAGATGAAATTTCTGGATTATCCGGCAATGCTTGTGTGAATCTTGCGGGAAAAACAAACCTTTCCCAGGCCTTTGCCCTGATTGACCAATGTTCGCTTTTTATCACCAACGATTCAGGTTTGATGCATGCCGCAGCGGCCCTTGGCATAAACCAGGTCGCCATCATCGGGTCCACCAACCATATTACAACACCGCCATCTAATCCCAACAGCCGTATCGTCAGGGTGCCCGTTCACTGCAGTCCCTGCATGAAACCTGTGTGCCGGTACGACCATCATCAATGTATGGAGAGTATTTCCGTTGATATGGTTTTCAACGAGGCTGTTACCTTGATGGAGCGTCCAAACCCATGA
- a CDS encoding lysophospholipid acyltransferase family protein, whose protein sequence is MKLISDDHIYRLLKLLTYALSRLPVWFADFCSNLLGLLWFKIDKRHRTVTLENLTHCFGNQMGPKQIEIMGKQVFKNIAAIIFEVAWSQKFSKEALLSHFTIKGLEHIRAAHAKGKGVLVLTCHMGNFEMLTPAIYETGLKGYVIYRALDFKPLDRLLQKLRRRFGVTVIPTRGAFKQIEAALAQGGIVGTLLDTNVSWHKGVFVNFFGRPACTNQGLAILALKSKAPVLPAYTARKDRSFTIEFLPEIPTVETDDPIKNLEINTENYSNIIESMVREYPDQYFWVHNRWKTKNFCHWPRDKKK, encoded by the coding sequence ATTTTTGTTCAAATCTTTTGGGTCTGCTTTGGTTCAAGATTGACAAACGCCACCGGACGGTTACCCTGGAAAATCTAACTCACTGCTTTGGCAATCAAATGGGGCCTAAACAGATCGAAATTATGGGTAAACAAGTATTTAAAAATATAGCTGCCATAATTTTTGAAGTGGCCTGGAGTCAAAAATTTTCCAAAGAAGCCTTGTTATCTCATTTTACAATTAAGGGACTTGAACATATCCGTGCAGCCCATGCCAAGGGAAAAGGCGTCCTCGTATTAACCTGCCATATGGGCAATTTTGAAATGCTGACACCGGCCATTTACGAGACCGGTCTCAAAGGATATGTTATTTATAGAGCCCTTGATTTTAAACCTCTGGATCGTCTGCTCCAAAAACTTCGCCGACGGTTCGGGGTAACGGTCATCCCAACAAGAGGGGCTTTTAAGCAAATTGAGGCGGCATTGGCTCAGGGCGGCATCGTGGGGACACTTCTGGACACAAATGTCAGCTGGCACAAGGGCGTTTTTGTGAATTTTTTTGGTCGGCCGGCCTGTACCAACCAGGGACTTGCGATACTGGCATTAAAAAGCAAAGCCCCGGTGCTCCCCGCGTATACGGCTCGCAAAGATAGAAGCTTCACCATCGAATTTTTACCGGAAATTCCAACGGTGGAAACGGATGACCCAATCAAAAATCTTGAGATCAATACTGAGAATTACAGTAATATTATTGAATCCATGGTCAGGGAATATCCAGACCAGTATTTCTGGGTTCATAACCGGTGGAAAACAAAAAATTTCTGCCATTGGCCCAGGGATAAGAAGAAATGA